In Primulina huaijiensis isolate GDHJ02 chromosome 16, ASM1229523v2, whole genome shotgun sequence, a single genomic region encodes these proteins:
- the LOC140961973 gene encoding uncharacterized protein isoform X3, whose amino-acid sequence MDLRGNMAPELKDVQNSSWIPTTPAKPDSTTQQPICSDGKEKDIVDASQSYPEPYSGFKQDNGTNWLETGRLLNNLPQETQCLAIPTCYNFTNAANRLVSNTSQANQHTNSQVHEEDLCINDKFTINNDKWNNLSFGNLLAVAHAHSLPGAKSNLELNSLPQTLTGEKSIPTMTVCNFHSPIKTSTNSTTVKSVLSPFEPLTPEKLGKAGCESAMSYFSKGEMHIEEDATVDKILSDKVKESQSCATNSTQLPENHKPDKEGAEETDLKKTPNPKPRKKRHRPKVIVESQPRKSPKPAAENQPFSSGTTKVKRKYVRRKGANNLNNTPLEEGKSGTDSNKSPPKPSTESPDFSSGTTKVKRKYVRKKGVNHLNNTSLEGVKSETDSNKSPNSKDTPIEKRKCVRKRGINKPGATKLDEGSIGAANGKFVRLTRNSCRKSLNFDLESQEKDEGSSYCRSSNRDIKSQEENLNAKDNLKATMQCRHRMEAAMEKTDVGVTYESACFTNQVLKVYRSKPERHSPNLLPHANMCPLHDDYTLTVERVATRGKCQIVFSNVTHDKEENSVQVTINPDCRLTSSIPNDSNCSNSKCLNTESNERNYKRQRVDTAVGAEICSTNATGIFYNSLQTQNTGKNDGTPIMHFPVFYNNVRSETGHNTAKCSLQSTNHENLGKHPLRDITTAVKEQSNMCNCDGFINLMGSPVAAKFRYVSTIDAITEQLNKLDLKAESNQVSARNQSAIVACHTFYQEHYALVPYQRGEAVIPFDNSFNQVKRRRPRPKVELDGETIRVWQLLLENINSEGVDGNDEEKTKWWEEERRVFSGRADSFIARMHLVQGDRRFSPWKGSVLDSVIGVFLTQNVSDHLSSSAFMSLVAQFPLKSKTSSTELHEERVDTHAMEPEKYVLNPNETSGVNGEVLNKEVYGEDSEILHEFEGNENKAVSRVGSSGCSFDGNKPEDSFGVQLADMSKHGPFVPHTSALTKRDSVDELNSQSSVTSSHSSTDSPIVQTTERTSLLSTTEEVTTAGVVPNRFINPTFVQLLQMAESNCVFREAGNLFDIGGHVQPDSSSLASQKEIQSDDWISPAKSVNSCGESTLRLAPTPGAQESEFFYLSKLYGADSRERLSPAGSRVSTSSESEFQDSIQKFTGDSSKGRPQFCSPNAQSSSNDQIEINKKITENQKGQDATEILFQEKNCNTAASNNRIYPQNLMNATGSSSHTENSEKSKSMEGRLTMNYPDNHPSKKEHVPKKKGGRIGKVKEDPIDWDSLRKQAEAWGRKREKTPNTTDSVDWEAVRCADINEIAHTIRERGMNNRLAERIQDFLNRLVREHGSLDLEWLRDIPPDKAKEYLLSVKGLGLKSVECVRLLTLHHLAFPVDTNVGRIAVRLGWVPLQPLPESLQLHLLEMYPIMESIQKYLWPRLCKLDQKILYELHYQMITFGKVFCTKNKPNCNACPMRGECRHFASAFASAVQDLLFQHQRRKVSHLPQKTEKLIKIQQKKRICCSCLHHNLIK is encoded by the exons ATGGATTTACGTGGAAATATGGCTCCAGAATTAAAAGATGTCCAGAATAGTTCTTGGATTCCTACAACCCCAGCAAAGCCCGATTCGACAACCCAGCAGCCGATCTGCTCAGAtgggaaagaaaaagacattGTTGATGCTAGTCAGTCGTATCCAGAACCATACTCCGGGTTTAAACAGGATAACGGCACAAATTGGCTTGAAACAGGGAGATTATTGAATAATCTTCCGCAAGAAACTCAATGCCTGGCAATACCTACATGTTACAATTTTACAAATGCAGCCAACCGTTTGGTTTCCAACACTTCACAAGCAAATCAACACACAAATTCCCAAGTTCATGAAGAGGATTTATGtataaatgataaatttactataaataacgACAAATGGAACAATCTATCATTTGGAAATCTTTTGGCTGTGGCACATGCTCATAGTTTACCTGGAGCAAAATCCAACCTAGAACTCAACAGCCTACCACAAACGCTAACAG GTGAAAAATCAATACCCACCATGACAGTATGTAATTTTCATTCACCAATCAAGACAAGTACAAATTCAACTACGGTCAAGAGTGTATTGTCCCCATTTGAACCCTTGACACCAGAGAAGCTCGGTAAAGCAGGATGTGAATCCGCAATGTCATATTTCAGCAAAGGTGAAATGCACATAGAAGAAGATGCGACAGTGGACAAAATCTTGAGTGATAAAGTGAAGGAATCTCAGTCATGTGCAACTAATTCTACACAACTACCAGAGAATCACAAGCCTGACAAGGAAGGGGCAGAGGAAACTGACTTGAAGAAAACACCTAATCCTAAACCAAGAAAGAAAAGGCACAGGCCCAAAGTAATAGTAGAAAGCCAGCCCAGAAAATCTCCCAAACCAGCCGCCGAAAACCAGCCTTTTTCTTCAGGTACCACGAAGGTCAAGAGAAAGTATGTTCGAAGAAAAGGAGCCAACAATCTTAATAATACTCCCCTGGAAGAAGGGAAAAGTGGAACTGATTCAAACAAAAGTCCTCCCAAACCAAGTACCGAAAGCCCAGATTTCTCCTCGGGCACCACGAAGGTCAAGAGAAAGTATGTTCGAAAAAAAGGAGTCAATCATCTCAATAATACTTCTCTGGAAGGGGTGAAAAGTGAAACTGATTCAAACAAAAGTCCTAATTCTAAGGATACTCCAATAGAAAAGAGGAAGTGTGTGAGAAAAAGGGGAATCAACAAGCCTGGAGCTACCAAATTAGATGAGGGAAGTATTGGTGCAGCCAATGGAAAGTTTGTACGGCTTACCAGAAATTCCTGcagaaaatctttaaattttgatttggaAAGCCAAGAGAAAGACGAAGGTTCCTCATATTGTCGATCTTCAAATCGAGACATCAAATCACAAGAAGAGAACCTTAATGCAAAAGATAATTTAAAAGCAACTATGCAATGCAGACACAGGATGGAGGCAGCGATGGAGAAAACTGATGTGGGTGTAACCTATGAATCTGCATGCTTTACGAATCAAGTTTTGAAAGTTTACCGGTCAAAACCAGAAAGACATTCCCCAAACCTTTTGCCTCATGCAAATATGTGTCCACTGCATGATGATTACACTCTCACTGTTGAGCGTGTAGCTACAAGAGGAAAATGCCAGATAGTATTCTCTAATGTAACACATGACAAAGAAGAAAATTCAGTTCAAGTTACAATAAATCCTGATTGCCGATTGACATCTAGCATTCCTAATGATTCCAATTGCAGCAACAGCAAATGCTTGAATACAGAAAGCAATGAAAGAAACTATAAGAGACAACGAGTGGATACTGCTGTCGGAGCTGAAATCTGCAGCACAAATGCAACTGGGATTTTTTACAATTCCTTGCAGACACAAAACACAGGTAAGAATGACGGCACACCTATCATGCATTTTCCCGTATTTTACAATAATGTGAGGAGTGAGACGGGACACAATACAGCAAAATGCAGTTTGCAGTCCACCAATCACGAGAATCTTGGAAAACACCCTTTAAGAGATATAACCACGGCAGTGAAGGAACAGTCAAATATGTGTAATTGCGATGGATTCATCAATTTGATGG GTTCTCCTGTGGCTGCGAAATTTAGATATGTCTCCACAATTGATGCAATAACTGAGCAACTTAATAAACTTGATCTGAAAGCAGAGAGCAACCAAGTATCAGCTCGAAACCAGAGTGCGATTGTAGCGTGCCATACGTTTTATCAAGAGCATTATGCCCTTGTTCCATATCAAAGAGGTGAAGCTGTTATCCCTTTTGATAATTCATTTAATCAAGTTAAACGAAGAAGACCACGCCCTAAAGTTGAACTTGACGGTGAGACAATTCGAGTGTGGCAACTTctattagaaaatataaatagtgAAGGCGTTGATGGAAATGATGAAGAAAAAACAAAATGGTGGGAAGAAGAACGAAGAGTATTCAGTGGAAGAGCAGACTCATTTATTGCACGCATGCATCTTGTCCAAG GAGACAGGCGCTTTTCGCCATGGAAAGGATCAGTATTAGACTCTGTGATTGGCGTATTCCTCACTCAGAATGTTTCAGATCACCTTTCTAG CTCTGCCTTTATGTCTCTTGTTGCGCAATTCCCCCTCAAGTCAAAGACTAGCTCTACTGAATTACATGAAGAGAGAGTGGATACACACGCTATGGAGCCTGAAAAATATGTGCTGAATCCCAATGAAACTTCTGGAGTGAATGGAGAGGTGTTAAACAAGGAAGTCTATGGTGAGGATTCTGAGATACTTCACGAATTTGAAGGCAATGAAAACAAAGCAGTGAGTAGAGTCGGGTCCTCAGGTTGCAGTTTTGATGGAAATAAACCTGAAGACAGCTTTGGAGTCCAACTAGCGGATATGTCCAAACATGGCCCATTTGTTCCCCATACATCTGCCTTGACTAAGAGAGACTCAGTTGATGAACTTAATTCTCAGAGTTCTGTGACTTCTTCTCACAGCTCTACAGATTCCCCAATAGTACAAACGACAGAAAGAACTTCGTTACTGAGCACCACTGAGGAAGTGACAACAGCTGGGGTTGTGCCAAATAGGTTCATCAATCCTACTTTTGTACAACTTCTGCAGATGGCCGAATCAAACTGTGTTTTTAGGGAGGCCGGAAATTTGTTTGATATAGGTGGGCATGTGCAACCAGATAGCTCGTCTCTTGCCTCACAAAAAGAAATCCAAAGTGATGATTGGATATCCCCTGCAAAATCTGTTAATTCATGTGGTGAGTCTACTTTGCGTCTAGCACCCACTCCAGGAGCTCAAGAATCAGAATTCTTTTATTTATCCAAGTTGTATGGTGCTGACAGCAGGGAAAGACTTTCCCCTGCAGGAAGCAGAGTGTCAACATCATCAGAATCCGAATTCCAGGACTCAATTCAAAAATTCACTGGTGATAGTTCCAAAGGGAGACCACAGTTCTGCAGTCCAAATGCTCAGTCAAGCAGCAATGATCAAATCgagatcaataaaaaaataactgaAAACCAAAAGGGCCAAGATGCAACAGAGATACtgtttcaagaaaaaaattgtaatacaGCGGCATCAAACAATCGAATCTATCCTCAAAATTTGATGAATGCCACAGGTAGTAGCAGCCACACAGAAAATTCAGAGAAGTCTAAGAGCATGGAAGGTCGCCTAACTATGAATTACCCTGATAATCATCCTAGCAAAAAGGAGCATGTACCCAAAAAGAAAGGAGGACGAATTGGAAAAGTGAAAGAAGACCCGATTGATTGGGATAGCTTGAGAAAACAGGCCGAGGCATGGGGGAGAAAGAGAGAGAAAACACCCAACACCACGGACTCGGTGGACTGGGAAGCTGTTAGATGTGCAGATATTAATGAGATTGCACACACTATTCGAGAAAGGGGTATGAACAATAGACTAGCCGAGAGAATCCAG GACTTCCTCAACCGGCTTGTTAGAGAACATGGAAGCCTTGATTTGGAATGGTTGAGAGATATTCCACCAGATAAAGCAAA AGAGTATCTATTGAGCGTGAAGGGTTTGGGTTTGAAGAGTGTGGAGTGTGTGCGGCTATTGACACTTCATCACCTTGCCTTTCCA GTTGACACAAATGTTGGGCGTATAGCAGTGCGATTAGGGTGGGTACCTCTTCAGCCGTTGCCTGAATCACTTCAGCTGCATCTACTGGAAAT GTACCCAATAATGGAGTCAATTCAGAAATATCTGTGGCCTAGGCTTTGCAAGCTTGatcaaaaaatatt ATATGAGCTGCATTATCAAATGATTACTTTTGGAAAG GTATTTTGCACGAAGAACAAACCAAATTGCAATGCATGTCCAATGAGGGGAGAATGCAGACATTTTGCAAGTGCATTTGCCAG TGCAGTGCAAGACTTGCTCTTCCAGCACCAGAGGAGAAAAGTATCACACTTGCCACAGAAAACAGAAAAGCTAATCAAAATCCAGCAAAAAAAACGAATTTGTTGCAGCTGCCTTCACCACAACCTAATCAAATAG